Proteins encoded in a region of the Sugiyamaella lignohabitans strain CBS 10342 chromosome B, complete sequence genome:
- the HBS1 gene encoding ribosome dissociation factor GTPase HBS1 (GTPase with similarity to translation release factors; together with binding partner Dom34p, facilitates ribosomal subunit dissociation and peptidyl-tRNA release when translation is stalled, particularly in 3' UTRs; genetically implicated in mRNA no-go decay; HBS1 has a paralog, SKI7, that arose from the whole genome duplication; GO_component: GO:0005737 - cytoplasm [Evidence IEA,IEA]; GO_component: GO:0005737 - cytoplasm [Evidence IDA] [PMID 14562095]; GO_function: GO:0005525 - GTP binding [Evidence IEA,IEA]; GO_function: GO:0003924 - GTPase activity [Evidence IEA]; GO_function: GO:0003924 - GTPase activity [Evidence IDA] [PMID 20947765]; GO_function: GO:0000166 - nucleotide binding [Evidence IEA]; GO_function: GO:0043022 - ribosome binding [Evidence IDA] [PMID 21623367]; GO_function: GO:0003746 - translation elongation factor activity [Evidence IEA]; GO_process: GO:0006184 - GTP catabolic process [Evidence IEA]; GO_process: GO:0070651 - nonfunctional rRNA decay [Evidence IMP] [PMID 19481524]; GO_process: GO:0070966 - nuclear-transcribed mRNA catabolic process, no-go decay [Evidence IGI] [PMID 16554824]; GO_process: GO:0045727 - positive regulation of translation [Evidence IMP] [PMID 24424461]; GO_process: GO:0006417 - regulation of translation [Evidence IEA]; GO_process: GO:0032790 - ribosome disassembly [Evidence IDA] [PMID 20947765]; GO_process: GO:0006412 - translation [Evidence IEA]; GO_process: GO:0006414 - translational elongation [Evidence IEA]), which yields MVFGVSRNSTYRANTVSHAALALDSDLRNSVIEAFSSPSPDDIVLSAQEQGFSNLEKKLGGLAMNDQIKKPVASPLPKSTSSAPLKYNISSELVQTKKPSLSFVVIGHVDAGKSTLMGRLLYDVGAVDKHIIDKYAKESGNVGKGSFALAWVMDQTEEERNRGVTIDIAVSTFYSNGIQFTIVDAPGHRDFVPNMIAGSSQADVAVLVVDSATNAFESGFSLDGQTKEHAILVRSLGVDRILVAVNKLDTVDWSFDRFEEIRIQLTEFLTKVVGFQLSKITFIPVSGLNGDNVVNNKSDVSWYSSKKTILSELESIAINEKSYSLKKDHEKDFRMIIANFYAVPHTSDVAVQGKIDSGSVQIGQLLKVIPSGMVTQVRSISPIGEDSSTNKSESKREWAIAGDNILLSVPATSIDLDKVSVGDVLANQDSNIESVHKFTSRIVVFDVARPLLPGTKVLLHRGRTNEPCKISRLVSILDKSTGTPIKKKPRFLSSGQTATVDIELEGDQTIPLDTFSNSKELGRFVLRKGGSTIAAGVVDSLISSKENTPSTVPA from the coding sequence ATGGTTTTTGGAGTTTCGAGGAACTCTACATATAGGGCTAATACCGTCTCGCATGCGGCATTGGCCTTGGATTCTGACCTACGTAACTCGGTTATTGAGGCGTTTAGTAGTCCTAGTCCTGACGATATAGTTTTATCAGCTCAAGAACAAGGTTTTTCAAATTTGGAGAAAAAGTTGGGAGGACTGGCTATGAATgaccaaatcaaaaaacCAGTAGCCTCACCGTTACCGAAATCCACTTCGTCAGCTCCTTTGAAGTATAACATCAGTAGTGAACTGgtacaaaccaaaaagcCATCGCTAAGTTTTGTTGTCATTGGCCATGTGGATGCTGGCAAAAGTACTTTAATGGGTAGGTTATTGTATGATGTAGGCGCTGTGGATAAGCACATCATCGATAAATATGCCAAAGAATCAGGAAATGTAGGGAAAGGATCTTTTGCGTTAGCATGGGTAATGGACCAAACGGAAGAAGAAAGGAATAGAGGGGTCACAATTGATATTGCTGTCAGTACTTTCTATTCAAATGGAATCCAGTTCACAATAGTGGATGCGCCAGGCCATCGAGACTTTGTCCCTAATATGATTGCTGGTTCGTCGCAAGCCGATGTGGCAGTTCTTGTCGTTGATTCTGCTACCAATGCTTTTGAATCCGGATTCAGCTTGGATGGACAAACAAAAGAACATGCAATACTGGTGCGAAGTTTGGGTGTGGACAGAATTTTGGTGGCGGTTAACAAGTTAGATACTGTGGATTGGTCTTTTGATAGATTCGAGGAAATACGCATTCAACTCACAGAATTTCTGACCAAGGTAGTTGGATTTCAGTTATCGAAGATTACCTTCATTCCTGTATCTGGATTAAATGGCGACAATGTcgtaaataataaatctgACGTTTCCTGGTATTCATCAAAGAAAACTATTTTGTCAGAGCTAGAATCAATCGCCATCAATGAAAAATCTTATTCTCTGAAAAAGGATCATGAAAAGGATTTTCGAATGATAATCGCAAATTTTTACGCTGTTCCACATACGTCCGATGTTGCTGTTCAAGGAAAAATTGACTCTGGTTCCGTACAAATCGGTCAATTGTTGAAGGTTATTCCGTCAGGAATGGTTACACAAGTCAGGTCGATATCCCCTATAGGGGAAGATTCCTCGACTAACAAGTCTGAATCAAAGCGGGAGTGGGCCATCGCTGGCGACAACATTCTACTGAGTGTACCGGCGACAAGTATAGATCTGGATAAAGTCAGCGTAGGTGATGTTTTGGCTAACCAAGATTCAAATATTGAATCTGTTCATAAGTTCACATCTAGGATTGTAGTATTCGACGTGGCAAGGCCCCTCCTTCCTGGCACGAAAGTGCTTCTTCACCGGGGACGTACAAACGAACCTTGTAAAATATCCAGACTAGTATCCATTTTAGATAAGTCTACAGGAACCCctatcaagaaaaagccTCGATTTCTATCCAGCGGCCAAACTGCTACCGTGGATATTGAGCTGGAAGGTGATCAAACCATCCCATTGGACACGTTTTCCAACAGTAAAGAACTTGGAAGGTTTGTTCTTCGTAAGGGTGGTTCTACCATTGCAGCAGGTGTAGTTGATTCACTAATTTCATCTAAAGAGAATACGCCATCAACAGTACCAGCGTAG